Part of the Echeneis naucrates chromosome 18, fEcheNa1.1, whole genome shotgun sequence genome is shown below.
TGTGACAATAGGTCAAAGTCGTGGCTCATAGCTTGTGTTGGGTTGCAGGTGTAGTTTGCTAGCAGCTAGGCTAGCTTTAGACACTGCCAACACATTGGTGAATATGGCTTTAGGGTTTTGCTTCAGGTAAGCTCCATCAGTGGTTTGTTGCTCCTGATGCAGCCGTTTTGCTTgaattatgtgtttttttttttttttgtctttcagtgtggccttgctgctgtctgtgttggCAACTGTGACCTGTGAAGACATTCCCCATGGTAAAAAGTAAATCTTAACTTCCAGGCTTGCAGATATATTTGGTCCATTCTGACTTGTTGTTCGTTCATACAGGAGTTCTTCATATGGAGTGTCGGGATCGTTTCTTCATGATGGCTGTTGATCTCTCCTTTGCGGGAGAGGAACCTCACTTTGAGGCTGTTGGTGAGTCCTGCTGAGCTTCATTGTAAACTGCCAAGCATGAATTGAAGTGTCAAATCAATGTAGTTGCTCTGTTTTGCCTCAGTCAATATGATCGTCTTTCAGATGAAACAGGTGTGTACCCCATCACTGAGCAGTATGCTGCTGAGTGTGGCTACACCGTCAGTATTCTCCCTCTACGGGGCCAAATGGAGCTCAGAGCCTCTTACTTCAGCTGCCACACTGACAAAGTATGTACAAATGGCATAAAGAGGTTTTCTTAAGTTTGAActtgatgcatttttaatttttttctaaattgtgCCTCGTTCTGGGTCTCTCAGGATGCGGACGTGTTTACATTCAACTTCAACCTGATTGTGAACCATGAAGACATGGTTGTCTATGCCTTGAACAAGACCTGTTCTCCTGCTCTCCCCTGGTCTCCCAGAGAGGTTACCTGTGAGGAGAACTACATGGAGGTAAGATTTGTCACATCTCGTAATGATGGTTCAGTTTTAGGTTCTTGCTAATTGTGGCTTGTTCAGGTGTCTCTGAAGAGTGAAGTCACTTGTCCATCGCAGACAATGAAAGATGACTGGGGTAGTGCTCTAAAGCCTGTAAGTGTGACTGATTCTTGTTACTGTGGCTGCATTAACAGAATGCACAAGTTAAAATGCAGTATTCGACTTTCTTTCAGGCCTACTCCTCTGCCACTTCAGACTGGCAGGTGGTGTTCCAGAGAGACGAGGTGCAATTGATGCCCGTGAGCCTCTCTGAGGCTCGTGAACATGGCTACGTGTTTGATGTGACAGATGGGAGGCTGGTCTTTCGTACTCCATATGGACAACCTGACTCACTCAGCACTGAGGTAAACCATGGCAGCATCTGCAAGAACTGTAAGGGCTGAGTGGCTTTAGGCAGCAGAAAgatgttggtttttattttttttttaaataaaacatttttgcagaGCATGTTTAATTGGAGTCTCTCTCCAGGTGAATGGTGTTCCAGTAGAGGTTGTCCATGCAACTCTGTTCTCCAGACAAAGCTGGGTTGTCCTCATGGTCGACTTGGTGACTGCTTGCTCCATGCGTTAGTATCAATTGTTTTAATgctataactttttttttttttttttttttaaaaagacctTGACAAATGAGTAACTTGGCATAAAATCAACAGATGAAGCTTCATATGATGATGGATACATAATGTGGGAGACTCCTGAAGTGCCCTTCCTGCTGGTGTCTGGATTACAAGACGTGCAGGTCAACATTGGTGTGAATGGTGAACTTCTGGAGCAGCCAGTGGCAGAGGAGAGAGGCTACACTGTGGAGAGGCACAACACCACAGTCCAGATCAGCATCCCTTACAATGCTGAAGGAGGATACAGGAAGGTTGGCTGACAAGACCCATAAGTCACTGTTCAGGTTTAGACAGGATGGCTTAACTTTTTCTCCCCTCCCCAGAGCTATGTGCTTGACGGTGAGCTGCTTGAGTCCTATGTCTTTCATCTCTACTTGGAGCAAATCTTGGCGGGTGAGGATCATATTGACACCAGGCTTCGTCTCCAGAGGACACTGTCCACTCCTCCACTCCTGCGCCCTGTTTTCACTGAAGACAGTAAGTCCAGTAAGACCCAGTTGCCGCCTTTTTTGTCTCAAACATCATGTAATGGCTCTTTATTTCAGGAACAGCTCAGGAGGAACTTGTGTTCACTGTCTATCTGGGAGACGTCCCTGCAGATGTTGAACTAGCTGCTGTTGAGTTGAATGGACACAAATTTCCAGTGCCATTTCCCAATGCTAGCAGCTTCACAATCACTAAAGCTGATCATCCCAACAACACCCATAGCTACACTCTGACGGTGCCCTTTAACAGCCCAGTTGTTGTCCAGCAGGTACTGTAAAGGTGTTGTAGCAGATGCCTTTAAATGTTCACCTGGTTTATCGCTCATCTTGGCTCAGTCAGAATCCCCCTTTTCTGTCTCCTAGTTCTCCAGTGAAGATGCTGTTATGCAGCACAGGCTGGACATTAACTACACACTGACAGTTCTGCCTGAAAATGAGCTGCACTACCACCCAACATCAGTCATGGCAGTAACAGATGTCTGTAAGTCAACAAGCCAGTATTTAGACTGGGTCAAGTCAGCTTGCCTGGAGCAGCTATCATTAATTATACCGTCTCTAACAGCTCCTCCAGTCtttgctgctgtctgctctgaGTCTGGCATCAGCTTTAAACTGGACCACCGGCCTTTTGACTACCTGTGGTACATCACTATCGGCTCTGACCTGCTGACGCCAGAGCTGGCTGCCCAGCACGGCTACATCATGAGCAACGACAGCCAGAGTCTGCTGCTCGATGTGCCGCTCTACACTAATGGATACAAATACAAGGCAGGATGAAGAAAATCACTAAGTGAACTTAAGCTGTAGATGCCTCATGTCTGAATGAGAgcatgtgggtttttttttttttttttttttttgcaggacaTTACTCTGAAGGGCTTCCTTGGTACTTTTGAGATCCTTGTGAGGGATCATGAGACATCAGAGGTCCGGAGCTCAACTGTCAAGACCTGTCCGTTCACCAGCACTGAACTGATCAGTAAGAACATCCTTTTCTTTATTGTATGGATGATTGTTTCGAACATGTAGCTGACAAGTGACTTGTCCCTGCAGTGTGTTCAACTGATGGGAAGATGACTGTGGTGGCTGACTTGTCTCTGGCTGCCAAAAGTGGCTTGATCCCAGCTAGAGCCAACCTTGTAGACAAATACTGTGGCCCCAAAGAAGCAGATGACACCAGGGCTCTCTTCTCGTTCCCCCTCAACAGCTGTGGCTCCCTAGTCAAGGTAATGCTgctcaacatacacacacatccttaGATTCACCTGTAACAACCAactgccacaaaaacaaatccttATTTTCCAGCTTGGCAAGGAGTATGTGACCTACGAAAATGAGATTTTCTTCAGCAAGAAGTCACGCTCTTGGAAGAATCCAGGCTACAGCCAAGTCACTGAGCGGTAAAACACTTCAGCCTGCAAGTGTTTAGGTTACTTACCCTTTAACATTGTGAGGCTCAAGGTGTTTGTAATGTCTCACAGGGTCGTCATACAGTGCACATATCCTCTGGCTGGCCTCTACCGTCTGTTCTCAGCATACATGTTTGAGTCTGACACAGTTGGTGTGGGCCGGCTCATCCATTCAGCACACTCGTCTCAAGGTATGAGTCTCACTGATCAGTCTCAGCACTTGGTGAGTTGCTTGCTGATTTACTGTCTGTCCTTTAGATGTGCTGGGTCCCACTGTTGAGCCCCTTAAAGTACTTCAGACTCCAGTGCCAACCACCAGACTTGCTGTCAGACCTGGTTACCGTCCTCCAGTTCAGCTTATCAAAGTATCAAGCTATCTGAAGGATCTCTCCAAGAAGGGTTAGTATCCGTAAATCAAAGGTGGTGAAATTTCAAGATGTCCTTACatcctttttctcttcacagGTGCTCGAGGTTCTTCACAAGTCAAAATGAATGCTATCTTATCTTGATGGATTTGAcccttgtttattttaaaacaatcttATTAAACTGGTTTCTTCAAATACTAAGTCTTCTTTGGATCTTGTGGATGGTGATCTTAACTTCTGGAACATGACTTGACTCTGCTCCTTTAATCAACTTCAGCAGTTTAATATCACTTTCTCTTAAAACATTAGATGAACAGTTCAGACTGTACCAAGGGATGCAGCAACTTAATGTTACTACTCCAAGCTCTCCCTTATGTGGACACTAAATGTCTTAATGGCTGAGGTGATGCTTAGTTGAGGCAAGCATTCATGTCTCAACCATAAAATTGCAACCTGTGTAATAGGTTACATTTAACTGCCTTtcaatttgaattattttaaatcagCTTATGTGTACTTAAATACTGTTTTCTATGTAACAAATGTAGGACTCATAATGTGGAGACCACCCCTTTAAAGttgcacccccccccaaatTTAGAGCAGGTACCTAAACCATTTGTACTGCAGTCCAGGGCCAGAGTAGCTGTAATTATGCCCTTAATGGTGACAGGCAGACTTATAAAAGATGCATCTGGTTGTGTGAAACTGACTTAATATCAGCAACTGACTCTGGATGAGCTATGTAAGGATATTTCTATAAACAGGAAAGGTCTAATGTTGGAAGTTTGCTATATGACAAAGTCAAGGTGCACTTGAGACCACTGAGCCAGCACACACCAGGTCCCTCTTCTGCTTCCTTTATTTCACATGTATCAAAACTAGTCATTGTTGGTTCTGGGCTCTATTAAACTTAATCTCTGCAGCCAACAATTCAAGTTACAACTCCTAAATCCCCATGACATTTAAACTTGCAATATACCTAACCCCAGATGTAACTGACCCAGTAGTCAATGGTAACAGCTGTTTCATGTCATTACCTTCACAAATACAAGGTTAATCTTCCATGACTCAGACTGCACAGGAGGCCCCTCAGTCCTTGATTATTCAGAGCAAAGCATCACTGAGTAGCTTCTGACTCCATGGGGTCACTCAGCACTGAAACTTTGTAGTTTCATTTGCTGTGTGCGCCCAAAAGCACTTAATGGCAAACCTGAGTACTAGGGGTTGAGTTGCTTTACATTTTCCAGAACAGTTAAGGACAAGGAGGGGCTCAGTGGCTGCAAAGCAGATACCTAGTGACTGCACTGGTAAATGTTAGAGCCCCACCAGCTTGAGCATGTGGTCATCACCACCTTTACTGGTGAGAGTGTCTCACAAAGCCCATGCATAGTCAGGAAGAGTCAACTGGAACAATCTACAAGTTCAGCATGTCATGTCACCACACTTGTCAAGTTGAATAtctatttgaaaaaataaaaagcactcAAGTGGTATGCTATAACATGTTTAGCATTTCTCCCAAATTGCTGTCCAACTAACCCTGAATGAGGTCAACTTGTCATTGTTTGAGTAAAAgcccaagtttttttttttgggtaaaaacacagtttaatgagatttgacattaaaatgaaaccaaGGTCACATTCCCTCAAAGCATGGCAggattcattttgatttgtgaaGATGCTCTTGCTCctgtgaagagaaaaaggatGTAAGGACATCTTGAAATTTCACCACCTTTGATTTACAGATACTAACCCTTCTTGGAGAGATCCTTCAGATAGCTTGATACTTTGATAAGCTGAACTGGAGGACGGTAACCAGGTCTGACAGCAAGTCTGGTGGTTGGCACTGGAGTCTGAAGTACTTTGAGGGGCTCAACAGTGGGACCCAGCACATCTAAAGGACAGACAGTAAATCAGCAAGCAACTCACCAAGTGTTGAGACTGATCAGTGAGACTCATACCTTGAGATGAGTTTGCTGAATGGATGATCCGGCCCACACCAACTGTGTCAGACTCAAACATGTATGCTGAGAACAGACGGTGGAGGCCAGCCAGAGGATATGTGCACTGTATGACGACCCTGTGAGACATTACAAACACCTTGAGCCATCACAATGTTAAAGGGTAAGTAACCTAAACACTTGCAGGCTGAAGTGTTTTACCGCTCAGTCACTTGGCTGTAGCCTGGATTCTTCCAAGAGCGTGACTTCTTGCTGAAGATAATCTCATTTTCGTAGGTCACATACTCCTTGCCAAGCTGGAAAATaaggatttgtttttgtggcagtTGGTTGTTACAGGTGAATCtaaggatgtgtgtgtatgttgagcAGCATTACCTTGACTAGGGAGCCACAGCTGTTGAAGGGGAACGAGAAGAGAGCCCTGGTGTCATCTGCTTCTTTGGGGCCACAGTATTTGTCTACGAGGTTGGCTCTAGCTGGGATCAAGCCACTTTTGGCAGCCAGAGACAAGTCAGCCACCACAGTCATCTTCCCATCAGTTGAACACACTGCAGGGACAAGTCACTTGTCAGCTACATGTTCGAAACAATCATCCATACAATAAAGAAAAGGATGTTCTTACTGATCAGTTCAGTGCTGGTGAACGGACAGGTCTTGACAGTTGAGCTCCGGACCTCTGATGTCTCATGATCCCTCACAAGGATCTCAAAAGTACCAAGGAAGCCCTTCAGAGTAATGTCCTGCAAAAAACCCCACATGCTCTCATTCACATATTCAGACATGACACATCTACAGCTTAAGTTCACTTAGTGATTTTCTTCATCCTGCCTTGTATTTGTATCCATTAGTGTAGAGCGGCACGTCAAGCAGCAGACTCTGGCTGTCGTTGCTCATGATGTAGCCGTGCTGGGCAGCCAGCTCTGGTGTCAGCAGGTCAGAGCCGATAGTGATGTACCACAGGTAGTCAAAAGGCCGGTGGTCCAGTTTGAAGCTGATGCCAGACtcagagcagacagcagcaaaGACTGGAGGAGCTGTTAGAGATGGTATAATTAATGATAGCTGCTCCAGGCAGAGCTGGCTTGACCCAGTCTAAATACTGGCTTGTTGACTTACAGACATCTGTTACTGCCATGACTGATGTTGGGTGGTAGTGCAGCTCATTTTCAGGCAGAACTGTCAGTGTGTAGTTAATGTCCAGCCTGTGCTGCATAACAGCATCTTCACTGGAGAACTAGGAGACAGAAGAGGGGGATTCTGACTGAGCCAAGATGAGCGATAAACCAGGTGAACATTTAAAGGCATCTGCTACAACACCTTTACAGTACCTGCTGGACAACAACTGGGCTGTTAAAGGGCACCGTCAGAGTGTAGCTATGGGTGTTGTTGGGATGATCAGCTTTAGTGATTGTGAAGCTGCTAGCATTGGGAAATGGCACTGGAAATTTGTGTCCATTCAACTCAACAGCAGCTAGTTCAACATCTGCAGGGACGTCTCCCAGATAGACAGTGAACACAAGTTCCTCCTGAGCTGTTCCTGAAATAAAGAGCCATTACATTATGATGTTTGAGACAAAAAAGGCAGCAACTGGGTCTTACTGGACTTACTGTCTTCAGTGAAAACAGGGCGCAGGAGTGGAGGAGTGGACAGTGTCCTCTGGAGACGAAGCCTGGTGTCAATATGATCCTCACCCGCCAAGATTTGCTCCAAGTAGAGATGAAAGACATAGGACTCAAGCAGCTCACCGTCAAGCACATAGCTCTGGGGAGGGGAGAAAAAGTTAAGCCATCCTGTCTAAACCTGACCAGTGACTTATGGGTCTTGTCAGCCAACCTTCCTGTATCCTCCTTCAGCATTGTAAGGGATGCTGATCTGGACTGTGGTGTTGTGCCTCTCCACAGTGTAGCCTCTCTCCTCTGCCACTGGCTGCTCCAGAAGTTCACCATTCACACCAATGTTGACCTGCACGTCTTGTAATCCAGACACCAGCAGGAAGGGCACTTCAGGAGTCTCCCACATTATGTATCCATCATCATATGAACCATCATCTGTGGATTTTACACCACAAGATTattcgggttttttttttttttaaaaaaggcagTCATAGCATTAAGCAATTGAGATACTAACGGATTGAGCAAGCAGTCACCAAGTCGACCATGAGGACAACCCAGCTTTGTCTGGAGAACAGAGTTGCATGGACAACCTCTACTGGAACACCATTCACCTGGAGAGAGACTCCAATTAAACATGCTCTGGATTGAGAGCTCAACTAGACATACTAGTCAGCCAGTTACCTCAGTAGTGAAGGAGTCAGGCTGTCCATAGGGAGTACGAAATACAAGCCTTCCAGTCGTCAGGTCAAATATGTAGCCCTGCCTTTGAGCCTCAGAGAGGTTCATGGGCACCAACGCTTGCTCCATCCTCTGGAACATCACCTGCCAGTCTGAGGTGGCTGCTTTGTATGActagagagaaaaagacatgcATCATAAACATGCAAGTGGTTAAGCCACCCCACTCCCAAGAGCCAGCCAACATACAGTTTCCACAGCAGCATCCCAGTCATCACTCTCCATCCCACTTGGGCAAGAAACATCACTGCTTACAGACACCTAGAGAGAAAACAGGGTTAGCAAGCAGCACTAAAGTAATCACTTATTTATAAAACCCTAATCAAGCTTACTTCCATATAATTCTCCTCACAGGTAACCTCTCTGTAAGACCACGGTAGAGCGGGAGTACAGGTCTCATTGAAGGTATAGATAACCTCATTCCCGCCATTGTTTGCGATGAGTTGAAACTTGAATGTGAACAAGTCATCATCCTGAAATAATAGAGAATGCTACAGTTTAAACTGCAGTGAGAGTCACCTCTTCAGTAATCCAGTTGCTGGATaaagttacacaaaaaaaaaaaaaaaaaaaaaaagtacgcACTTTATTATCAGTGTGGCAGCTGAAGTAAGAGGCTCTGAGCTCCATTTGGCCCCGTAGAGGGAGAACACTGACGGTGTAGCCACACTCAGCAGCATACTGCTCAGTGATGGGGTACACACCTGTTCCATCTGGGAGACAAACACCAGTTATCGTGGCCAAAATTTACAAGCCTACACAGTTGGAGCTAGCTTTAGGACCCAGCTGACTATAACTGAGCGCTCTGTTTGTGCAGCACTTTCCTCACCACTCCTACTGTAGGCAGCCATTACAGGATGCAGCACTCACCCACAGCCATGAAGTGAGACTCATTCCCAATGAATGAGAGATCAACAGCTATCATGAAGTAACGCTCACGACACTCCATATGAAGAACTCCTGCATGAACAAGCCAGTTAGTCATGAACCTGTTTGCAGCTGCAGACTGTTGTTTCAGCCCACTTTTGTTTCTCACCATCAGGAATAGGATCACAGTTTCCAGTGGGCCACACAAACAGGAGCAAGGCTAAACTGCAAGACAAGACCAAGGATCAGCCAGAATCTCCAGCAACAGGCTGAAACTAAATGAGCCATAAAACACCTTACCCAAGGCAACACACATGAGCCATAGTCACTGATATGCTGGCAGTGTCTAAAGCTAGCCTGGCTTCTAGCAAACGACACCTGCTGACTGACACACTGACGCACCTCTGTGCTTAATCTATCCTGCTCACACTGATACCCTGTGGTGTGGGTTCCTCCGCCAGTTTTTATAAGGCAGTTTATTCCCTGCCAGATCAGAGGCCTTCGGGCGCTTCAGCCACATGTGTTGCTTTTTAGCAATCAAAGCTTTCAATTAGCTGCACCTGCTGAGGTTTGGTTTGACACCCCCTCCTTCACCAACCTCATGGCTCAGGAAGAAATGTTATAAAAGCTGCCGGAGCCCACAGCACATGGCATTAGTGTGGCCACAATATCCCAAGTGCTTGGttcatgcttctttttttttttttttggttcgcAGGTGTAGTTTGCTAGCAGCTAAGTTAGCTTTAGACACTGCCAACACATCAGTGCTTATGGCTTTGGGGATTCCCCTTAGGTGAGGTGTTCATCTGGTAAATTAACAGGCTACTAAACATATCTGCTTTCAAATGATTTTACTTTTGTCTTCCAGTGTGgccctgctgctgtcagtgtgctTATCGGGAGAGTCTGAACACATTCCCGATGGTGAATacatgttctttgtttattgGCTGACAGTAAATTGTAGGTGATCGTTATTGAGCGCTTAACTTGGTCACACAGGAGTTCTTCATATGGCGTGTCGGGATCGTTTCTTCATGATGGCCGTTGATCTCTCCTTCATCGGAGAGGAACCTCACTTTGAGGCTGTTGGTGAGTACATTTACCTGCAGCATCTCCAAAATGAATAACCAACTTAATCACCTACATTGGTCTGAATTGAGGAAATGCACTTGTACATAATGTTATGTGATATTTGTCTCCCAGATGAAACAGGTGTGTACCCCATCACTGAGCCGTATGCAGCAAAGTGTGGCTACACTGTCAGTGTTCTCCCTCTTCAGGGCCTCGTGGTGCTCCGAGCCTCTTACTTCAGCTGTCACACTGACAACAAAGTATGCACGAAGATGCAAATGCACAATGTTTATAGGCTTTCTGTGGTACAGCGGcagttgtgttattttgtctGTATCTCAGGATGATGAATTGTTCACATTCAACTTCAAACTGATTGTGACGCATGAAGGAAAGGAGGTGACCTATGCCTTGAACAAGACCTGTTCTATAGCTCTCCCCTGGTCTCTGAGAGAGATCACATGTGAGGAGAACTACATGGAGGTAAACTTTGTTACATCTCGGATTATTTTATGCATAGGAGACATTTGAATGTTAAACTATGATTTCTCTGTAGGTGTCTGTAAGGAGTGAAATCCCATGTCCATCTGGGACTGAGGAAGAGGACTGGGATGTTGTTAAACATGTAGGTTCTCAGTCAATTGAAAGACACGGATGTTGAATGTCCAATCCTGTAGCCactttttgattgattgatttccAGGCACATGGCTCCACCACATCAGACTGGCAGGTAATGtttcagagagcagaggagcagctgaTGCCCATGAAGCTCTCTGAGGCTCGTAAGCAGGGTTACATATTTGACATCACGCATGGGCGGCTTGTTTTTCGTATGCCGTATGGACAACCTGACTCATTCAGCACTGAGGTAAAGGGCTCATCCATAATGTTGGCACGGCATTTAGTCCAAAACATGTCTTGATGTCTTTGGTTTTTTCGTTTCCTTGTCTTTGTGTAGGTGAATGGTGTTCCAGTAGAGGTTGTCCATGCGACTCTGTTCTCCAGACAACGCTGGGTTGTCGTCATGGTCGACTTGGTGACTGCTTGTTCCATgggtcagttttattttttactactAACCTTTCATTTATGACCAGGTGGACTTGTAATACTGGCCATTTTCTAAACAGATGAAGGCTCATATGACAATGGAGCCATAGTGTGGGAGACTCCTGAGGTGCTGCACCGGCTGTTGTCTGGTCTGCATGATGTGAGGGTCCAAATTGGTGTGGATGGAGAACTCATGGAGCAACCAGTTGCAGAGAAGAGAGGCTACACTGTGGAAAATCACAACACCACAATCCAGATCAGCATCCCCTATAATGCTGAAGGAGGCTATAGGAAGGTCAGAAAGCACTGGTGGAAGCTGTCTTATCGTTTTAGATGACTTGTAAAGTACAAGCTGGTTGGTTTTGAAGTATTGGTCAACATGTGAGATGTCTTGTAATCTGACTGCAGTTGAATGTGTCCAACAGAGCTCTGTGATGGATGGCCTCTATGAATTTTACAGCTTTAACTTGTACTTGGAGCAAATCTTGGTGGATGCGGGCCATGTTGAGACGAGGCTCAGGTTTCACAGGACACTggcctctcctctgctgccccACCACATTTTCACTGCTAACCAAACAGCCCTGGAAGAGCGACTGTTCACCATCTACCTGGGAAACGTCCCTGAAGATGTTCAGCTGACTGCTGTTGATTTAAATGGACATAAATGTCAAGTGCCATTTACAAATACAAGCAGCCACATGATCACTACAGTTGTTCATCCCAACAACACCCATGGCTACACTCTGAAAGTTCCTTTTGATGACCCAGTAGTCATACAGCAGGTAAAGGTTTGAGGTTTTTTGGTTTATACATACTTTAACAGCGTCCTTTCTACCAGATGGGATCAGTGACCTAATCATGTTCTGTGTTGTAGTACTCCAAAGCAGATGCAGTTCTTCACCACAAGCTGAACATCAATTACACATTGGTGGTTATCCCTGAAAATTCAACTTTTCACCACCTCACAACTGTTGTTGCATCATTTGCTGATGTTTGTAAGTTCAAGACATCAAAATGTCTACTAGCTGGCTTGTTCTTGGTCAAGCCAGCTCTGCCTGGAGCAGCTATCATTAATTATACCGTCTCTAACAGCTCCTCCAGTCtttgctgctgtctgctctgaGTCTGGCATCAGCTTCAAACTGGACCACCGGCCTTTTGACTACCTGTGGTACATCACTATCGGCTCTGACCTGCTGACACCAGAGCTGGCTGCCCAGCACGGCTACATCATGAGCAACGACAGCCAGAGTCTGCTGCTTGACGTGCCGCTCTACACTAATGGATACAAATACAAGGCAGGATGAAGAAAATCACTAAGTGAACTTAAGCTGTAGATGCCTCATGTCTGAATATGGGAAATGAGAgcatgtgggtgttttttttttttttttttttttttttttttttttttgcaggacaTTACTCTGAAGGGCTTCCTTGGTACTTTTGAGATCCTTGTGAGAGATCATGAGACATCAGAGGTCCAGAGCTCAACTGTCAAGACCTGTCCGTTCACCAGCACTGAACTGATCAGTAAGAACATCCTTTTCTTTACTGTGTGGACAGATTTTTCTACTTTAAATGGATATGAAGTTGAAACTTGCTCTGCAGTGTGTTCAACAGATGGGAAGGTGACTGTGGTGGCTGACGTGTCTGGAGGGATCCCTGCAAGAACGACCCTCATAGACAAATCCTGTAGACCTAAAAAAGTAGACGAGACCAGagctctcttctctttctcactcaaCAGCTGTGGATCCACAGTGAAGGTATGACTGATTCCCATTTAACAACACAGGACAATCCTTTCATTCTGACTGTTGCTGAAGTCGGtggttaat
Proteins encoded:
- the LOC115059280 gene encoding uncharacterized protein LOC115059280, yielding MACRDRFFMMAVDLSFIGEEPHFEAVDETGVYPITEPYAAKCGYTVSVLPLQGLVVLRASYFSCHTDNKDDELFTFNFKLIVTHEGKEVTYALNKTCSIALPWSLREITCEENYMEVSVRSEIPCPSGTEEEDWDVVKHAHGSTTSDWQVMFQRAEEQLMPMKLSEARKQGYIFDITHGRLVFRMPYGQPDSFSTEVNGVPVEVVHATLFSRQRWVVVMVDLVTACSMDEGSYDNGAIVWETPEVLHRLLSGLHDVRVQIGVDGELMEQPVAEKRGYTVENHNTTIQISIPYNAEGGYRKSSVMDGLYEFYSFNLYLEQILVDAGHVETRLRFHRTLASPLLPHHIFTANQTALEERLFTIYLGNVPEDVQLTAVDLNGHKCQVPFTNTSSHMITTVVHPNNTHGYTLKVPFDDPVVIQQYSKADAVLHHKLNINYTLVVIPENSTFHHLTTVVASFADVSPPVFAAVCSESGISFKLDHRPFDYLWYITIGSDLLTPELAAQHGYIMSNDSQSLLLDVPLYTNGYKYKDITLKGFLGTFEILVRDHETSEVQSSTVKTCPFTSTELIMCSTDGKVTVVADVSGGIPARTTLIDKSCRPKKVDETRALFSFSLNSCGSTVKLGKENVTYENKIFYSKRYLGVSKAASDSHTRVTVQCTYPIAGLFSLFSEYRFESDLVGYGNIIHNVSTAEPIIPTTKPTTTLQTIPTTRELVPSPTAVHPPVRYIRVTRVYNRYGVKEGENVKLELLQRPRQAVRPPLSTRTLQHPSFMPLYLAADSELQHAHSSQTVHAICPAEVFYTDPSTCCPRRIPNLVRDSEVFHCFQLNTPPPVMSTCLAPSNCPDPFRSGPHPTRELGCPNWKMVPIHSSAQSSRAIVQLTQEEDQAVTLLLRLHHQEPRQNAESPAVYMDAPGAAEPPVDLRSRLFLSPPAEEVHKPVCNDVRYPKKAGLGTLLEQGRWSNVELEAADTLLSSFGLMEDGIWELCHQNPAATPADTPSHHTDLPESTETQEGPEALPPVRAAACTPDGSQNEEPVWEDCRRVEDRGASGGFSHVKGRFLSDLEGAAVHVLLSLGDMGPLVNLQ